From a single Ignavibacteria bacterium genomic region:
- a CDS encoding peptidylprolyl isomerase, giving the protein MKVPNSLNSNFDEIWNNAFKYRRAVIETEFGNIKLELYPGYAPISVGNFCSLAQTSFYRDVLFHRVVPGFVIQAGDPSGTGWGGPGYDIISEYSPLEYTPGALGMASAGKDTEGSQFFIMTGTFPHLNSRYSLFGRVTEGQDIANAITQQSLIKKISLFE; this is encoded by the coding sequence ATGAAGGTGCCAAACTCGCTTAATTCAAATTTTGACGAAATTTGGAACAACGCTTTCAAGTACAGAAGAGCTGTGATTGAAACGGAATTTGGTAATATTAAACTTGAACTTTATCCCGGTTATGCCCCAATATCAGTCGGCAATTTTTGTTCCCTCGCTCAAACCTCATTTTACAGAGATGTCCTTTTCCACAGAGTTGTTCCGGGTTTTGTCATTCAGGCAGGTGACCCCTCAGGAACCGGCTGGGGCGGTCCCGGATATGACATTATTTCGGAATATTCCCCACTTGAATACACTCCGGGTGCACTCGGAATGGCAAGTGCCGGGAAAGACACAGAAGGATCGCAGTTTTTTATTATGACCGGCACTTTCCCTCATCTAAACTCGAGATACTCCCTTTTTGGCAGAGTGACAGAAGGACAGGATATTGCCAACGCCATTACTCAACAATCCCTCATAAAAAAGATATCCCTGTTTGAGTAA
- a CDS encoding pyridoxal phosphate-dependent aminotransferase family protein, with product MGLYPYFRPIEANEGPVVQIEGKKIVMAGSNNYLGLTAHPKVKEAAIKAVEKYGTGCSGSRYLTGTLDLHNELEARMAKFFNAEAVLLYSTGFQTALGVIPTLVQKGDYVISDKDNHACIVTGNLIAKGSMVEMVRYKHNDMKDLERVISKLPLEAGKLIVSDGVFSTGGEIVDLPTLNQVAKQYNAQILIDDAHSVGVIGVGGRGTASEFGLEKEIDLGMGTFSKTFASLGGFVYGPERVINFLKHQSPALIFSASPTPASVAAALAALDILEAEPERVTKLISNANYARTKLRDAGFKVTDGRTAIVPVIVGDDALAFQMWRKLYDNGVFVNVFISPGVPPGRQMMRTSYMSTHETEHLDYIVDTFKKVGSELGII from the coding sequence ATGGGACTGTACCCTTATTTTAGACCGATTGAAGCAAATGAAGGACCCGTTGTACAGATTGAGGGGAAAAAAATCGTTATGGCAGGATCCAATAATTATCTTGGATTGACTGCCCATCCAAAAGTAAAAGAAGCTGCCATCAAAGCTGTAGAAAAATATGGAACAGGGTGTTCCGGGTCCCGCTACCTCACAGGTACACTTGACCTGCACAACGAACTTGAAGCCAGAATGGCAAAATTCTTTAACGCCGAAGCTGTTCTCCTTTATTCCACCGGTTTCCAGACTGCCCTCGGTGTTATCCCCACACTCGTTCAAAAAGGTGATTATGTTATCTCAGACAAAGACAACCATGCCTGTATAGTTACCGGAAACCTGATTGCAAAAGGTTCAATGGTGGAAATGGTGCGTTACAAGCACAATGATATGAAAGACCTCGAGAGAGTTATTTCCAAATTGCCACTCGAAGCCGGAAAACTTATCGTTAGCGATGGTGTTTTCTCGACAGGTGGTGAAATTGTTGATCTGCCGACACTTAATCAGGTAGCAAAACAGTATAATGCCCAGATCCTTATCGATGACGCCCATTCAGTGGGTGTGATTGGTGTTGGAGGAAGAGGAACCGCATCTGAATTCGGACTTGAAAAAGAAATCGATCTCGGAATGGGTACCTTCTCAAAAACTTTTGCCTCACTCGGTGGTTTCGTTTACGGACCTGAAAGAGTGATCAACTTCCTTAAACATCAGTCTCCTGCACTTATTTTCTCTGCTTCTCCAACTCCTGCTTCAGTAGCGGCTGCTCTCGCGGCTCTCGATATCCTCGAAGCTGAACCGGAAAGAGTAACCAAACTTATCAGTAATGCAAATTATGCAAGAACAAAACTGAGAGATGCCGGATTTAAGGTAACCGACGGAAGAACGGCAATAGTACCCGTAATCGTCGGTGATGATGCACTCGCTTTCCAGATGTGGCGCAAACTTTATGACAATGGTGTATTCGTGAATGTATTTATCTCACCCGGTGTACCTCCCGGAAGACAGATGATGAGAACTTCCTACATGTCTACACATGAAACAGAACATCTTGATTATATTGTCGATACTTTCAAAAAAGTCGGAAGCGAACTCGGAATAATCTGA
- a CDS encoding NAD-dependent epimerase/dehydratase family protein, translating into MSKEIAVVTGANGFVGSHLVDRLLSEGFAVKCIVRKTSDLKWLKDKDVELINAGLGNKSELVKALTGCSYVFHIAGTVKSKKPEGYFESNVENTRTLLDAALESGAPIKKFVVSGSQTAAGPSPDGKPITESHTPNPLTTYGKSKLEQEKLVISYKDRLPVTVLRCPAIYGERDTEVGIFFQTYAKGLFTKVGFAKKTISLLHVHDVVNGLYLAAMSPKSSGEVYFLSSEKVYTWDEVGEICNKIFGKKAFKLVFPHAMVYVVSAVAQFFSMFSSKAATLNLEKARDLVQMHWVTSPAKAMKDFGFRQEVSLEEGIKRTVAWSKKEGWIK; encoded by the coding sequence ATGAGTAAAGAAATAGCCGTAGTGACAGGAGCAAACGGATTTGTTGGAAGTCACCTTGTCGACAGACTTCTGAGTGAAGGATTCGCTGTAAAATGCATCGTGAGGAAGACAAGTGATCTGAAATGGCTAAAAGATAAAGATGTTGAGCTGATAAATGCCGGGCTTGGAAATAAATCAGAACTTGTAAAAGCCCTGACAGGTTGCTCGTATGTTTTTCATATCGCAGGAACAGTAAAATCGAAGAAACCTGAAGGTTATTTTGAATCAAATGTGGAAAATACCCGGACTTTGCTGGACGCGGCCCTTGAGTCAGGTGCCCCGATAAAGAAATTTGTAGTTTCCGGCAGTCAGACCGCAGCAGGGCCCTCGCCTGATGGCAAACCTATTACCGAATCACACACACCAAATCCTTTGACCACTTACGGTAAAAGCAAACTTGAGCAGGAAAAGCTTGTAATTTCGTATAAAGACCGGCTTCCGGTAACAGTATTAAGATGCCCTGCAATTTATGGAGAACGGGATACTGAAGTGGGGATATTTTTCCAGACCTATGCAAAAGGACTTTTTACTAAAGTGGGCTTTGCGAAAAAGACCATTTCACTCCTCCATGTTCACGATGTTGTAAACGGACTTTATTTGGCGGCGATGAGTCCAAAATCATCGGGTGAGGTTTATTTCCTCAGCAGCGAGAAAGTCTATACCTGGGATGAGGTTGGCGAAATTTGTAACAAGATATTCGGTAAAAAGGCTTTTAAGCTCGTTTTCCCACACGCCATGGTTTATGTGGTTTCGGCAGTCGCACAGTTTTTTTCAATGTTCAGCAGTAAAGCTGCTACTTTGAATCTGGAGAAGGCCAGAGACCTTGTTCAGATGCACTGGGTGACAAGTCCTGCTAAAGCGATGAAAGATTTTGGATTCCGTCAGGAAGTCAGTCTTGAAGAGGGAATAAAAAGAACTGTAGCCTGGTCGAAAAAAGAAGGCTGGATAAAATAA
- a CDS encoding family 10 glycosylhydrolase, with amino-acid sequence MKNVKILFLILVLVMGISNAQNPKREFRASWIATVTNLDWPLTRGLNATAQKNELITLLDALKATGINTVIFQIRSESDAMYPSQIEPWSFWLTGQQGLAPSYDPLQFAIEEAHKRGMELHAWFNPYRAERAVGNYTLHPSHVLVEHPEWGLQTGTAKFLDPGLPMVRDYVLSVILDVIKRYDVDGIHMDDYFYPYPNNQITNQDSASWRLYNRGFTNIGDWRRDNINILIKAINDSVHFYKNHIKFGMSPFGIWKNGVPPGITGLDAYSSIYCDAITWLRWRAVDYLTPQLYWPFGGGQDYAKLMPWWADSVFANDRHFYPGQATYRIPSWNNASEIHNQIRANRANPKTRGSVFFRAQDFISNFKGFADSLKQNLYNTKALLPIMSWKDNVAPNPPRNFHFERVPGNGTSALRWDVPLTAADGDTAVRYVVYKFTTPNPTPQDFDNSVNIEDVYGVREARPAPSTTPTTYYFAVTALDRNYNESAVSNIVQVSPLASVVLASPANGSGQRDTVTVRWNYLLGASNYTLQVGEDPSFDSLVVVNVSSLVDTFAVFSNLKGQKTYYWRVRAQNAAGVGAWSSSFTFVTLTPGAPQLLAPLDKTTNVGLDSVLVWGRNPIANSYSVQLSSTNVFDPGSLVVNATNYTDTTIAFNGLSLNKIYYWRVKGVNQNGQGEWSEPFRFKTKVTTDIEKEEGLPTDFQMSQNYPNPFNPVTTIKFALPESSQITLKVYDATGMQVAVLADGYYSAGNYLVKFDASQLPSGVYIYKLEAGNKSITKKLMLIK; translated from the coding sequence ATGAAAAATGTTAAAATTTTGTTCCTGATTCTCGTCCTTGTGATGGGAATTTCGAATGCCCAGAACCCAAAAAGAGAATTCAGGGCATCCTGGATAGCCACAGTAACCAATCTCGATTGGCCTCTGACTCGCGGACTAAACGCGACTGCACAGAAAAATGAACTGATTACGCTTCTTGACGCCTTGAAGGCGACCGGAATCAACACCGTAATCTTCCAGATCAGAAGTGAGAGTGATGCAATGTATCCCTCACAGATCGAGCCGTGGTCTTTCTGGCTTACGGGACAACAGGGCCTCGCACCCAGTTATGATCCACTTCAATTTGCAATTGAAGAAGCTCATAAAAGGGGAATGGAACTTCATGCCTGGTTCAATCCCTACAGAGCAGAAAGAGCGGTAGGTAACTACACTCTTCATCCGAGCCATGTTCTTGTGGAGCATCCTGAATGGGGTCTTCAGACAGGAACCGCAAAATTCCTCGATCCCGGACTCCCAATGGTTCGTGATTATGTACTTTCAGTGATTCTGGATGTTATTAAAAGATACGATGTGGATGGAATCCATATGGATGATTATTTCTACCCATATCCCAATAACCAGATAACAAATCAGGATTCCGCCTCATGGAGACTTTATAACCGCGGATTCACAAATATTGGTGACTGGAGAAGAGATAATATCAACATCCTTATCAAAGCTATCAACGACAGTGTCCATTTCTACAAGAATCACATCAAGTTTGGCATGAGTCCTTTTGGTATATGGAAAAACGGCGTACCTCCCGGAATAACCGGACTGGACGCATATTCATCCATATATTGCGATGCCATTACCTGGTTGCGGTGGAGAGCTGTTGATTACCTTACTCCACAGCTCTACTGGCCCTTTGGTGGAGGACAGGATTACGCAAAACTGATGCCATGGTGGGCGGACAGTGTGTTTGCAAACGACCGTCATTTCTATCCTGGTCAGGCGACTTACAGAATACCAAGCTGGAACAACGCCAGCGAAATTCACAATCAGATCAGAGCAAACCGGGCAAATCCAAAGACACGAGGAAGTGTATTCTTCCGTGCACAGGATTTTATCTCGAATTTCAAAGGATTTGCAGACTCATTGAAACAGAATCTGTATAACACAAAAGCCCTGCTTCCAATAATGAGCTGGAAAGATAATGTTGCTCCAAATCCACCGAGGAATTTCCATTTTGAAAGAGTCCCCGGTAACGGAACTTCTGCATTGAGATGGGATGTGCCCCTTACCGCTGCTGATGGAGATACGGCTGTTAGATATGTAGTCTATAAATTTACCACGCCGAACCCCACTCCGCAGGATTTTGACAACAGCGTAAATATCGAAGATGTTTATGGAGTCAGAGAAGCCAGACCGGCTCCTTCAACCACGCCAACCACCTACTATTTTGCGGTAACAGCTCTTGACAGAAACTACAATGAGAGCGCTGTCAGCAATATTGTGCAGGTTTCTCCTCTCGCTTCTGTCGTTCTGGCCTCACCGGCAAACGGCAGTGGGCAAAGGGACACAGTAACAGTGAGATGGAATTATCTTCTTGGTGCTTCAAACTACACTTTGCAGGTGGGAGAAGATCCTTCTTTCGATTCACTCGTAGTAGTAAATGTAAGCTCACTTGTCGACACATTTGCTGTGTTCAGCAATCTGAAAGGTCAGAAAACATATTACTGGAGAGTGAGAGCACAAAATGCTGCGGGTGTGGGTGCATGGTCATCTTCCTTCACATTTGTAACCCTTACTCCGGGTGCTCCTCAACTGCTGGCTCCGCTGGATAAAACCACTAATGTGGGACTTGATTCAGTACTTGTATGGGGAAGAAACCCGATTGCAAACAGTTACAGCGTTCAACTCTCGAGCACGAATGTTTTTGATCCGGGTTCACTTGTAGTTAATGCAACCAACTATACTGACACAACAATTGCATTTAACGGACTTTCTCTGAATAAAATTTATTACTGGAGAGTAAAAGGAGTGAATCAAAATGGTCAGGGCGAGTGGTCAGAGCCTTTCAGATTCAAAACAAAGGTTACCACAGACATCGAAAAGGAGGAAGGGCTTCCGACAGATTTCCAAATGTCGCAAAACTATCCTAATCCTTTCAACCCGGTGACCACGATTAAATTTGCGCTTCCTGAATCGAGTCAGATTACACTGAAGGTATATGATGCAACAGGCATGCAGGTAGCTGTTCTTGCTGACGGATACTATTCGGCAGGCAATTATCTTGTTAAATTTGATGCGTCACAGCTTCCTTCAGGAGTTTATATCTATAAACTTGAAGCAGGCAATAAATCGATTACCAAGAAACTGATGCTGATCAAATAG
- a CDS encoding DUF3095 family protein, with protein MTRFIDAAKLSNYKDVPGDWIVLITDITNSTIAIAEGRYKDVNSCGAAVIAAVRNATGKEKFPFIFGGDGAIMLVPQRFEAVVVESLQKMKYFAEISFGLELRTGYALIAGLRREGFEFKTAKYKFSDYYQQALFRGSGFEEVERQLKEGDDSTCFKLIREKIEEIPDLTGFECRWNSIPSHKGLTLALLVKAKVRGERENEIFDTIIGEIFNIYGTENDFNPIQSQNLNLVFSYKKLKNEILVRGGKGFSKLRYYFRLIWLNIAGALFFNGVLGKKGSHWSRYKEDVKKNVDYIKMDDMIRMVIASSEEQKDRLLGTLDEFSRKGLICYGIHITDSALLTCIVDKYEDEHFHLIDASDGGYALAAKQLKEKLRAGSVEL; from the coding sequence TTGACCAGATTTATTGATGCTGCAAAGTTATCAAACTACAAGGATGTACCGGGTGACTGGATCGTGTTGATAACGGACATTACCAATTCCACCATCGCCATCGCAGAGGGAAGGTACAAGGATGTTAATTCCTGCGGGGCTGCCGTTATTGCTGCGGTCAGGAACGCAACAGGTAAAGAAAAATTCCCTTTCATCTTTGGAGGTGACGGAGCAATTATGCTTGTGCCGCAAAGATTTGAGGCAGTGGTCGTTGAGTCATTGCAGAAAATGAAATATTTTGCAGAAATCAGTTTTGGTCTCGAACTGAGGACAGGATATGCATTAATAGCAGGATTAAGGCGAGAGGGCTTTGAGTTCAAGACAGCCAAATATAAATTTTCTGACTACTACCAGCAGGCACTTTTTCGCGGATCGGGATTTGAAGAGGTTGAGAGACAGTTAAAGGAGGGAGACGATTCCACATGTTTCAAATTGATAAGAGAAAAAATTGAAGAGATTCCCGACCTGACAGGTTTCGAATGTCGTTGGAACAGCATCCCTTCTCACAAGGGACTTACTTTGGCGTTGCTCGTGAAGGCGAAGGTTAGAGGGGAGAGGGAAAATGAAATTTTTGATACCATCATAGGTGAAATTTTTAACATTTACGGAACCGAAAACGATTTTAATCCGATTCAATCGCAAAATCTTAATTTGGTTTTCAGTTATAAAAAACTCAAAAACGAAATTCTGGTCAGAGGTGGTAAGGGATTTTCAAAATTAAGATATTATTTCAGGTTGATATGGCTTAACATCGCAGGTGCACTTTTTTTCAACGGAGTGCTTGGGAAGAAGGGGAGTCACTGGAGCAGGTATAAGGAAGATGTGAAAAAGAATGTTGATTACATCAAGATGGATGATATGATAAGGATGGTAATCGCCAGCAGTGAGGAGCAGAAAGACAGACTGCTAGGCACTCTCGATGAATTCAGCAGGAAAGGTTTGATCTGTTACGGGATTCACATCACGGACTCTGCACTTCTTACCTGTATCGTTGATAAATATGAAGATGAACATTTCCATTTGATTGATGCCAGCGACGGCGGTTATGCTCTTGCAGCAAAACAGTTGAAAGAAAAACTTCGTGCCGGAAGTGTTGAATTGTAG
- a CDS encoding PorT family protein translates to MKKTAVLILLISVFVKAQGNIGIEAGLSKAGFATITTHQETAVLKPFVAVFSDVQISNYLYVSPQFGFSKRGGDLSLLSSPVTSPVALTPKATKYEYDLNYLDFTILLKSRYTPEDGPLTVSAFAGPSVSYLLGGKVKEYYAVGGTLGPKDVEGITSVSLGLVYGAGFSFLVPGGEIDFRAVFYTQFNSSVEANSGLSLKNFAQGLGIAYRADL, encoded by the coding sequence ATGAAAAAGACAGCAGTTTTAATTTTATTGATTTCAGTATTTGTAAAAGCTCAAGGAAATATTGGAATTGAAGCCGGACTCTCGAAAGCCGGATTCGCAACCATAACCACACATCAAGAAACCGCGGTTTTGAAACCGTTTGTTGCGGTTTTCTCCGATGTACAAATTTCAAATTATCTTTATGTCAGCCCACAGTTTGGATTTTCAAAGCGGGGTGGTGATCTCTCACTGCTTTCGTCGCCCGTCACCTCTCCGGTTGCGCTCACACCAAAAGCCACAAAATATGAGTATGATCTGAATTATCTCGATTTCACGATCCTCTTAAAATCACGGTACACTCCCGAGGATGGACCGCTGACAGTCTCGGCATTTGCGGGGCCATCGGTGTCATACCTGCTTGGAGGTAAAGTAAAGGAGTATTACGCTGTTGGAGGTACTTTGGGACCAAAGGATGTGGAGGGGATTACGAGTGTTTCACTCGGACTTGTTTATGGAGCCGGGTTCAGTTTTCTGGTGCCGGGAGGAGAAATAGATTTCAGAGCTGTTTTCTACACCCAGTTCAACTCATCGGTCGAAGCAAATTCAGGCTTGAGTTTGAAAAACTTTGCCCAGGGACTCGGAATTGCGTACAGGGCAGATCTGTAG
- a CDS encoding protein kinase family protein yields METTIIGNYSLLMQRGTWKDFDYFEAVHASLGMKVQLLISKSETEPVNLEGLKKLRKLGFESVLKIFELFYHEGRLVVITEYPSQMSLFDYFYTLNRPLDPVKAVDIVTEILEALEELHNLGYAVGFLDESMIFFIQGKKIKIGGNWLVHFENVRVTGEYELAENDAFEARIRDVARCGAILFRFLNQDTLLQTNLNFAAVLQAKPASIPKQLLEIIHKAVNLDSPTYRDASGLIADLKSVRTQLEADAAKKFEAPPEAGRVDSGSRVKVTAILKGSDTIAESTADNLIKEKSARPKMSLVNIFLILLIITFAAGGLLYIFKGSIFGTKSPDPALLEQSRQAATPKLVQSDSLKVLAKETSEIILQSASVERDLLLTRQNQLDSTGKISLEFFTELYNGLVDLKSDKLESAYPKLEKASNKSDKSVKQLDASLALGCYSILKNEGENAWLYLENYAVSLESKLPETANFSADEKTRLELKKNYLSRLRANFK; encoded by the coding sequence ATGGAAACAACAATAATTGGTAATTACAGCCTTCTTATGCAAAGAGGCACCTGGAAAGATTTTGACTACTTCGAAGCAGTTCATGCCTCTCTTGGAATGAAAGTACAGCTTCTGATTTCAAAATCTGAAACTGAACCGGTCAACCTCGAAGGTCTTAAAAAACTTCGTAAACTCGGTTTTGAGTCAGTCCTCAAGATTTTCGAACTGTTTTACCACGAAGGCAGACTCGTTGTAATCACCGAGTACCCTTCTCAGATGTCTCTCTTTGATTATTTCTACACTTTAAATCGCCCGCTCGATCCTGTAAAAGCAGTTGACATCGTAACAGAGATACTCGAAGCATTGGAAGAACTCCACAACCTCGGATATGCCGTCGGGTTCCTTGATGAAAGTATGATTTTTTTCATTCAGGGGAAAAAAATAAAAATCGGTGGGAACTGGCTTGTGCATTTTGAAAATGTCAGGGTAACAGGCGAATATGAACTGGCTGAAAACGATGCTTTCGAAGCACGGATCAGGGATGTAGCCAGATGTGGAGCCATTCTGTTTCGTTTCCTGAATCAGGATACCCTGCTGCAAACCAATCTGAATTTCGCGGCCGTCTTGCAGGCAAAACCCGCAAGTATTCCAAAACAACTCCTCGAGATTATTCATAAAGCGGTGAACCTCGACTCCCCCACTTATCGTGATGCCTCAGGATTGATTGCTGATCTGAAAAGCGTCAGGACTCAACTTGAAGCTGATGCAGCAAAAAAATTTGAAGCTCCTCCGGAAGCCGGTAGGGTGGATAGCGGCTCGAGAGTAAAAGTTACAGCCATTCTGAAAGGTTCTGATACCATCGCAGAATCCACCGCTGATAATTTGATCAAGGAAAAAAGTGCAAGACCAAAAATGTCTTTGGTCAACATATTTCTTATTCTTCTCATCATAACTTTTGCGGCCGGGGGTTTGCTCTATATCTTCAAAGGATCCATTTTTGGAACTAAAAGTCCCGATCCTGCTCTGCTGGAACAGTCACGACAGGCTGCAACTCCAAAACTTGTTCAGAGTGATTCTTTGAAAGTTTTAGCAAAGGAAACTTCAGAGATTATTCTTCAGTCAGCCTCTGTAGAGAGAGACCTGCTTCTGACAAGACAAAATCAACTCGATTCAACAGGGAAAATTTCCCTTGAGTTTTTCACCGAACTTTATAATGGACTGGTTGATCTGAAGTCGGATAAGCTTGAATCAGCTTATCCCAAACTTGAGAAAGCCTCGAACAAGTCTGACAAATCGGTCAAACAACTCGACGCATCACTGGCTCTCGGATGCTATTCAATCCTTAAAAATGAGGGTGAAAACGCTTGGCTCTACCTCGAAAATTATGCAGTTTCACTGGAGTCAAAATTACCTGAAACGGCAAATTTCAGTGCCGATGAGAAAACCAGACTGGAACTCAAAAAGAATTATCTCAGCAGGCTAAGAGCCAATTTCAAATAG
- a CDS encoding LptF/LptG family permease: MLKILDRYIIKSFIASVFYGLLAFTLLFVIIDLMENLDNFIDNDVDFPIILNYYLVFIPEILKLMTPVAVLFGGLFTAGKMSNNNELTAIKSSGISIYRFMLPFLLVCVGISGLIFYFGGYVVPEANTIKTRIEAEYLKKGEASAISNLYFQDPPGKIVNIFYFNHEKLEAYKVGIQTYDSSSSIRMTQRIDAERMVYNPRKKVWTAFKGTVRVFGRLNDQFTPFEEMEVAGLKFTPEDLQVKQQRLEILSNPQLKKLIQDTKNAGYDSQRVEIEYYSRFSFPFTAIIIIIFGLPISTVKRRTGLALQFGINILVTFVYLSVMQIVSALGKNGSLDPLVTAWLVNLLFLAAALFNLSRIKG, translated from the coding sequence ATGCTTAAGATTCTCGACAGGTACATTATCAAGAGCTTTATAGCTTCTGTCTTCTACGGATTGTTAGCCTTTACTCTCCTCTTCGTCATCATTGACCTGATGGAAAACCTTGATAATTTTATCGATAATGATGTGGATTTTCCGATAATTCTCAATTATTATCTCGTTTTTATTCCTGAGATACTGAAGCTTATGACACCCGTTGCGGTTCTTTTCGGGGGTTTGTTTACTGCCGGTAAGATGTCGAACAACAATGAACTTACGGCAATAAAATCAAGCGGCATTTCTATTTACAGATTCATGCTGCCGTTTCTGTTGGTATGTGTTGGCATTTCCGGCTTGATCTTCTACTTTGGCGGTTATGTTGTTCCTGAAGCGAATACTATTAAAACCAGAATTGAAGCAGAATACCTGAAAAAAGGTGAGGCTTCGGCAATTAGCAATCTTTACTTCCAGGACCCCCCGGGTAAGATTGTAAATATTTTTTATTTCAATCATGAAAAGCTGGAAGCTTACAAAGTGGGTATTCAGACATACGATTCCTCATCTTCGATAAGAATGACCCAACGCATCGATGCCGAGCGGATGGTATACAATCCGAGGAAAAAAGTATGGACCGCATTTAAGGGAACTGTTCGGGTTTTTGGACGGCTCAACGATCAATTCACACCGTTTGAAGAAATGGAAGTGGCGGGACTCAAATTCACACCGGAAGATCTGCAGGTTAAACAGCAGCGACTCGAGATTCTGAGTAATCCCCAGTTGAAAAAGCTGATCCAGGATACAAAAAATGCCGGGTACGACTCCCAAAGAGTGGAAATAGAATACTATTCCAGGTTCTCGTTTCCCTTCACCGCAATTATTATTATCATCTTTGGGCTGCCAATCTCTACCGTAAAAAGACGCACCGGACTGGCACTTCAATTCGGAATTAATATCCTTGTAACTTTTGTCTATTTGAGTGTAATGCAGATTGTCTCAGCACTCGGGAAAAACGGGTCACTCGATCCTCTTGTTACTGCCTGGCTGGTAAACCTCCTGTTTCTGGCGGCAGCTTTATTTAATCTTTCAAGAATTAAAGGATGA
- a CDS encoding LptF/LptG family permease — protein MFSLFSVFILQFLMRFAEQLIGKGIDTLLILQLIAYNLAWMMVLVVPMSVLVATLMAFGGLSQNNEITAIRAAGLSLYRLTAIPFIMAASLVWFLIYFNNNILPDANHKTKNLMWEITATRPALSIVPNVFMTDIIGYAILAEKITQDSNKLVNVKIYDNSRSGSVNILTAKKADLNFNQDRSKLLMNLYDGEIHEQGDGHLYRKLKFKKHILLMNSEQFSLKKITDEYRSDRELGIVELRQRADSLARVFEEHVQIMKRVANPFFYGDSAGSALPAMNAGDTGKDTWKARLSSRIKQQLATIETTLAAQDYLIMQQNAYMVEVEKKYSIPAACIVFLLLGVPLGMMTRRGGFGAAASISLFFFLLYWSFLIGGEKLADRGLVSPFLGMWAANVILAAMGVYLFFRSVRDNATIDFSGLQRFIPKKFRRVSDDA, from the coding sequence GTGTTCTCACTTTTTTCGGTATTTATCCTCCAGTTTCTCATGAGATTTGCGGAACAGTTGATCGGGAAAGGGATAGATACACTGCTGATCCTGCAACTGATTGCTTACAATCTTGCATGGATGATGGTTTTGGTGGTGCCCATGTCAGTCCTTGTCGCAACCTTGATGGCATTCGGCGGCCTGTCCCAAAATAATGAAATTACCGCAATCAGGGCGGCCGGGCTTAGCCTTTACAGGCTTACCGCCATCCCTTTTATCATGGCAGCCTCACTCGTCTGGTTCCTTATTTATTTCAATAACAACATCTTACCTGATGCCAACCACAAAACTAAAAACCTTATGTGGGAAATCACAGCCACAAGGCCGGCGCTCTCGATTGTCCCGAATGTTTTTATGACCGACATCATTGGGTATGCAATTCTTGCCGAAAAAATCACGCAGGATTCAAACAAACTTGTAAATGTAAAGATTTACGATAACAGCAGGTCCGGCTCAGTAAATATCCTAACTGCAAAAAAGGCTGACTTGAATTTTAATCAGGATCGCTCCAAACTCTTGATGAATCTTTATGATGGCGAAATACATGAACAAGGTGACGGACACCTCTACAGAAAATTGAAATTTAAAAAACATATCCTCCTGATGAACTCTGAGCAATTTTCTTTAAAGAAAATTACTGACGAGTACCGTTCTGACCGTGAACTCGGAATAGTGGAACTTCGGCAGCGTGCCGACAGTCTTGCCCGGGTTTTTGAGGAGCATGTGCAGATAATGAAGCGGGTGGCAAATCCGTTTTTTTACGGTGATTCAGCAGGCTCAGCACTGCCGGCAATGAACGCCGGGGACACCGGCAAGGATACCTGGAAAGCCAGACTCTCTTCACGCATCAAGCAACAACTTGCAACTATCGAAACCACCCTCGCCGCTCAGGACTATCTGATCATGCAACAAAATGCTTATATGGTTGAAGTGGAGAAAAAATATTCCATCCCCGCGGCGTGTATCGTTTTCCTTTTGCTCGGTGTTCCCCTCGGTATGATGACCCGGCGAGGAGGCTTTGGAGCGGCCGCAAGCATCAGCCTTTTCTTTTTTCTCCTTTACTGGTCATTCCTGATTGGTGGAGAGAAACTGGCTGACAGAGGCCTTGTTTCTCCATTTTTAGGAATGTGGGCAGCCAATGTCATTCTTGCCGCGATGGGAGTTTATCTCTTCTTCAGATCTGTCCGTGATAACGCAACTATCGATTTCTCGGGATTGCAGCGGTTTATTCCTAAAAAATTCAGAAGAGTCTCCGACGATGCTTAA